One window from the genome of Rufibacter tibetensis encodes:
- a CDS encoding MFS transporter: MQLIQKQRVFLSVFFFLSGFNFSSWASRIPTIKQTLDLNEAELGTILLTMPVSSLIGVPLSGWLVSKFETRIPLSVGFLLNSIALSFIAFASTPVMLSMVLFLFSLSMRIFNISVNTQAITLQKQFDKKINGSFHGLWSTGGILGVGFTTLLISFDVPMVPHLITVSIISVLATVYSFRYLLRNDQSASGSKLTFKKPDPYIMYLGLLVFFAAVCEGGMFDWSGIYFQQVVKEDLFTVGYLTFMAFMALSRFVSDSFIDKLGMATTYMLSGVFIFSGIALAIVFPSFWPAMIGFSLVGFGTASVIPMTYTLAGASKTYSPGIAISLIATFGIVGMLIGPPMIGYLAHAFSLKTSFIAFALSGLMLIPIAKLFFKMDRTEEETFVAEAKEVA; this comes from the coding sequence ATGCAGTTAATACAAAAGCAACGGGTTTTCCTGAGCGTCTTCTTCTTTTTATCAGGATTCAATTTTTCCAGTTGGGCCTCCCGAATTCCAACCATCAAACAAACCTTGGATCTGAATGAGGCTGAACTGGGCACCATTCTTCTGACCATGCCGGTTTCCTCTCTGATAGGAGTTCCCTTGTCTGGCTGGCTTGTGTCAAAGTTTGAGACCAGAATACCATTGTCCGTAGGCTTTTTGCTGAACTCCATTGCCCTTTCTTTTATCGCCTTTGCGTCTACACCAGTCATGCTTTCTATGGTGTTGTTTCTGTTTTCGCTGAGCATGCGCATCTTCAACATCTCCGTGAACACCCAGGCCATTACCCTGCAGAAACAATTTGATAAGAAGATCAACGGCTCTTTTCACGGGCTTTGGAGCACCGGCGGTATTCTGGGGGTGGGGTTCACCACCTTGTTGATTTCCTTTGATGTGCCCATGGTGCCACACCTGATCACGGTTTCCATCATTAGTGTGTTGGCCACGGTCTACTCTTTCCGCTATCTACTAAGAAACGACCAATCCGCCTCCGGAAGCAAACTGACCTTCAAGAAGCCTGATCCTTACATCATGTACCTGGGGCTATTGGTGTTCTTCGCGGCCGTGTGCGAAGGGGGGATGTTTGACTGGAGCGGGATTTACTTTCAGCAGGTAGTGAAGGAGGATCTGTTTACCGTAGGATACCTGACCTTTATGGCATTTATGGCGCTTTCCCGTTTTGTGTCTGATTCTTTCATTGACAAACTAGGTATGGCCACCACCTACATGCTGAGCGGGGTGTTTATCTTTTCCGGAATAGCCTTGGCCATTGTTTTCCCGAGCTTCTGGCCCGCCATGATCGGGTTTTCCTTAGTAGGGTTTGGGACGGCATCGGTCATTCCCATGACCTACACGCTGGCGGGAGCCTCAAAAACCTATTCGCCGGGCATAGCCATTTCCCTGATTGCCACCTTCGGGATTGTGGGCATGTTGATCGGGCCTCCTATGATCGGATACCTGGCTCATGCGTTCAGCTTGAAAACGTCCTTTATTGCCTTTGCCTTGTCGGGTTTGATGTTGATTCCAATTGCGAAGCTGTTCTTCAAAATGGACCGCACAGAAGAAGAAACCTTTGTGGCTGAGGCGAAGGAAGTGGCGTAA
- a CDS encoding erythromycin esterase family protein codes for MNKRKKESPKGWFLFSLCLLLLGCKQAPQQRADQPAPAQQITQKKDKAVTLTIPNYPLRDERDLDILMQEIGDARVVLLGEASHGTSEYYTWRAAITKRLMQEKGFDFVAVEGEWADSYRVNQHIKGPLKDSVATVALLEQYNRWPTWMWGNYEVASLVTWLNQYNQNKTAPEKVGFYGLDVYCLWESMTELMPYIKDNPDLTKAARGVHKCFQPYSADAMQYAQAVANASANCRAQTARLWKEIRQQKPGESARQTEAQFVAEQNALVALNGERYYRTAVSSNTESWNIRDHHMAQTLKRLLDFHGATSKAVVWEHNTHVGDARYTDMASSGEVNVGQLARKEYGEDNVFIVGFGSHRGTVIAAGSWGDPMKTIQVPPATQGSWEQILHQLSPTNKIILSKDIRENKMLNKPVGHRAIGVVYNPKLEHLGNYVPSVMPKRYDAFIFIDSTRALRPIQSITVRNEPPDLYPSGT; via the coding sequence ATGAACAAGAGGAAGAAAGAATCCCCAAAAGGTTGGTTTCTGTTTTCGCTATGCCTCCTGCTATTGGGGTGTAAACAGGCGCCGCAACAAAGAGCTGATCAGCCTGCCCCTGCGCAGCAAATAACTCAGAAGAAAGACAAGGCCGTAACCCTTACCATTCCTAATTACCCATTGAGAGACGAGCGGGACCTGGATATCTTAATGCAGGAGATAGGCGATGCGCGGGTAGTTTTGCTGGGCGAGGCTTCTCATGGAACCTCAGAATACTATACCTGGCGTGCGGCCATCACCAAGCGCCTCATGCAGGAGAAAGGATTTGACTTTGTGGCCGTGGAAGGCGAGTGGGCCGATTCCTATCGGGTAAACCAGCACATCAAAGGTCCCTTGAAAGACAGCGTGGCCACGGTGGCGTTGCTGGAGCAGTACAACCGCTGGCCTACCTGGATGTGGGGAAACTATGAAGTGGCATCGCTGGTCACCTGGCTCAATCAGTACAACCAGAACAAAACCGCTCCTGAGAAAGTGGGCTTTTATGGATTGGATGTGTATTGCCTCTGGGAATCCATGACCGAGCTCATGCCTTACATCAAAGACAATCCTGACTTGACAAAAGCCGCCCGGGGCGTACACAAATGCTTTCAACCGTACAGCGCTGATGCCATGCAGTATGCCCAAGCCGTAGCCAATGCCTCCGCTAACTGCAGAGCCCAGACGGCCCGCCTCTGGAAAGAAATTCGGCAGCAGAAACCCGGGGAAAGTGCCCGCCAGACAGAGGCTCAGTTTGTAGCCGAACAGAATGCCCTGGTGGCTTTGAACGGGGAACGTTACTACCGCACCGCAGTCAGCAGCAACACCGAGTCTTGGAACATACGGGACCATCACATGGCCCAAACCCTTAAGCGCCTGCTAGACTTTCATGGGGCAACTTCTAAAGCTGTTGTCTGGGAGCACAACACCCACGTAGGCGACGCCCGCTATACCGACATGGCTAGCAGTGGCGAGGTAAACGTGGGCCAACTCGCGCGCAAAGAATACGGGGAAGACAATGTCTTCATTGTGGGCTTCGGTTCTCACAGAGGCACCGTCATTGCAGCCGGAAGCTGGGGTGACCCCATGAAAACCATACAGGTGCCGCCTGCCACCCAGGGTAGCTGGGAGCAGATTCTGCATCAGCTGAGCCCCACCAATAAGATCATTCTGTCTAAAGACATCAGGGAAAACAAGATGCTGAACAAACCTGTGGGGCACAGGGCTATTGGGGTGGTGTACAACCCCAAACTAGAGCATCTGGGTAACTACGTACCATCCGTCATGCCAAAACGCTATGATGCCTTTATCTTCATTGATAGTACCCGTGCCCTGCGGCCAATCCAGTCTATTACGGTCAGAAATGAGCCGCCAGACCTTTACCCATCTGGCACTTGA
- a CDS encoding DEAD/DEAH box helicase produces MAEKEQVPTQASVHPTEYFLEGVDGATLTYALIARHSSAEAMAGGTIGFDLQPTHLEINRAVISGVSPFGRFPAVSVKQLPNGLLLSCGCQVTKRAMCAHQSQVLQTLLNRQEFRVFFDETLRKEKIRPVAAEYGLAEEENLDQYFLLEYANKSLLIKPRLTELLPITEESQAFLKEKLVPKQGLPFLPSGPSPKENTQRIIVLGEHKYYKHLSVELLEATSTQTGKIKNPLKALSPLDFVWQTNQPEELKFYTALSRFQNNYNTEPSEADLEALKALVQNPLGLDVYQHNAEVSANITASSVSPIQLKKAPLDLVLEVQVKDNFYSVTALLHIEDQPYALKHLQLKYGHFLQVQNSLYLLHNPDLRRVIDFFQKRGYYLLVHASKFEEFRENILANLETRIKISYSFLKPATPKQLEEQGFDGGREQIIYLSESDDNVLLTPVMRYGHVEVPVFSQKQIYATDVLGNSFTVTRDKEAELQFLAVVLKQHPFFKEQLHLDCFYLHKYRFLDQDWFLEAFDTWRNKDITVLGFKELKASNLNPHKVKITILVTSGINWFDTSLDVQFGKQKASLKNLHKTLRNKSRFVQLDDGSQGILPQEWIEKLKRFFERSEVVGERLRTPKINFAIIEELYKEEVLSQEVRQELATYRKKLANFEAIPEVAVPAELKATLRTYQQQGLNWLSFLDQFNFGGCLADDMGLGKTVQVLAFLLSQRGKVARNTNLVVVPTSLLFNWQEEVAKFAPSLKILTVYGNHRVKNPQELYGYELVLTTYGTLLSDILVLKEYRFNYIVLDESQNIKNPESQRYRAVRLLQARNRIVMTGTPLENNTYDLYGQLSFACPGLLGNKRFFRDHYSKPIDQFKSSVRAAELQRKISPFLLRRTKEQVAKELPDKTEMVLYCEMGTEQRQVYAAYELEIREFISAQAEEEIQKNPMHVLRGLTKLRQICNSPALLPEEASFGEASSKLNVLLEQIESKAPHHKILVFSQFVSMLELIKKELNVRGIKYSMLTGQTKDRQGAVAAFQEQEDVRVFLISLKAGGTGLNLTRADYVYLVDPWWNPAVENQAIDRTYRIGQEKNVVAVRLICPDTVEEKIMKLQASKKDLVKDLIKTDGGMLKAFSKQELLALLG; encoded by the coding sequence ATGGCGGAAAAAGAACAGGTACCCACGCAGGCAAGTGTACACCCCACAGAGTATTTTTTGGAAGGCGTTGATGGGGCAACTCTCACCTATGCCCTTATTGCCCGCCACTCCTCCGCCGAGGCCATGGCGGGCGGCACCATCGGCTTTGACCTGCAACCTACGCACCTGGAGATTAACCGAGCAGTGATTTCAGGGGTGTCTCCGTTTGGCCGTTTTCCGGCCGTTTCGGTAAAACAGCTACCAAACGGACTGCTGCTTTCCTGCGGGTGCCAGGTGACTAAACGAGCCATGTGCGCGCACCAATCGCAGGTGCTGCAAACCCTGTTGAACCGGCAGGAGTTTAGGGTCTTTTTTGACGAAACGCTCCGGAAAGAAAAAATAAGACCGGTAGCGGCAGAGTACGGCCTGGCCGAAGAGGAAAACCTGGACCAGTACTTTTTGCTGGAATACGCGAACAAAAGCCTGCTCATCAAGCCCCGGTTGACAGAGTTGTTGCCTATTACGGAGGAATCACAGGCTTTTTTGAAGGAGAAGCTCGTGCCTAAACAAGGACTGCCCTTTCTGCCCTCGGGCCCCAGCCCCAAAGAAAATACGCAGCGCATCATTGTGTTGGGCGAACATAAATACTACAAGCACCTGAGCGTGGAACTGCTGGAGGCGACCTCCACGCAAACCGGAAAGATTAAGAACCCGCTCAAAGCGCTGAGTCCGCTGGATTTTGTCTGGCAAACCAACCAGCCCGAGGAACTCAAGTTCTACACGGCGCTATCCCGTTTTCAGAACAACTACAACACCGAGCCCTCCGAAGCTGATCTGGAAGCCCTGAAAGCCTTGGTGCAGAATCCGCTGGGATTGGACGTGTACCAGCACAACGCAGAGGTTTCGGCCAACATCACGGCCAGTTCGGTGTCACCCATCCAGTTGAAGAAAGCGCCCTTGGACTTGGTATTGGAGGTGCAGGTGAAAGACAACTTTTACTCGGTCACGGCACTGCTGCACATTGAAGACCAACCGTACGCGTTGAAGCACCTGCAACTCAAGTACGGTCATTTCCTCCAGGTTCAGAACAGTTTGTATTTGCTGCACAACCCAGACTTGCGGCGCGTCATTGATTTTTTCCAGAAGCGCGGTTATTACCTGCTGGTGCATGCGTCCAAGTTTGAGGAATTCCGGGAGAACATTCTGGCTAACCTGGAAACCCGAATCAAGATCTCGTACTCTTTCCTAAAGCCGGCCACGCCGAAGCAATTGGAAGAACAAGGCTTTGACGGAGGGCGGGAACAGATTATTTACCTTTCAGAATCTGATGATAACGTGCTGCTGACGCCGGTCATGCGCTACGGCCACGTAGAGGTTCCGGTGTTCTCACAGAAGCAGATTTACGCGACTGATGTGCTGGGTAATTCCTTCACGGTGACCCGCGACAAGGAAGCCGAGCTGCAGTTTCTGGCCGTGGTGCTCAAGCAGCATCCGTTCTTCAAAGAGCAACTGCACCTGGACTGCTTTTACCTGCACAAATACCGCTTTCTGGACCAGGACTGGTTTCTTGAGGCGTTTGATACCTGGCGGAACAAAGACATTACCGTGCTCGGCTTCAAAGAACTCAAAGCCTCCAACCTGAACCCGCACAAAGTCAAAATTACCATTCTGGTGACCAGCGGCATCAACTGGTTTGACACCTCGCTGGATGTGCAGTTCGGGAAACAAAAGGCCTCACTCAAGAACCTGCACAAAACGCTGCGCAACAAAAGCCGCTTCGTGCAACTGGACGATGGTTCTCAGGGCATTCTGCCTCAGGAGTGGATAGAGAAACTTAAACGCTTTTTTGAGCGCTCAGAGGTGGTGGGCGAACGCCTGCGCACGCCCAAAATCAACTTCGCCATCATTGAAGAACTCTACAAGGAGGAAGTGCTGAGCCAGGAAGTGCGCCAGGAACTAGCTACCTACCGGAAAAAGCTCGCCAATTTTGAAGCCATTCCTGAGGTAGCTGTTCCCGCCGAGTTGAAAGCCACGCTCCGCACGTACCAGCAGCAGGGCCTCAATTGGCTTTCGTTCCTGGACCAGTTCAACTTTGGCGGCTGCCTGGCAGATGACATGGGATTGGGGAAAACGGTGCAGGTTCTGGCTTTCCTGCTCTCGCAGCGCGGCAAAGTAGCCCGCAACACCAACCTGGTGGTGGTGCCTACGTCGCTGTTATTTAACTGGCAGGAAGAAGTGGCCAAGTTCGCGCCTTCGCTCAAAATTTTGACGGTGTACGGGAACCACCGCGTCAAAAATCCGCAGGAATTGTATGGATACGAACTGGTGCTCACCACGTATGGCACGCTGCTGTCAGACATTCTGGTGCTGAAGGAATATCGGTTCAACTACATCGTCCTGGACGAGTCGCAGAACATCAAGAACCCCGAGAGCCAGCGGTACCGGGCGGTGCGGTTGTTGCAGGCCCGCAACCGAATAGTGATGACAGGTACCCCGCTGGAAAATAATACCTACGACCTGTACGGACAGCTTTCCTTCGCCTGTCCCGGACTGCTGGGCAACAAACGCTTTTTCCGGGATCATTACTCCAAACCCATTGACCAGTTCAAGAGCAGCGTACGGGCCGCCGAGTTACAGCGTAAAATTAGTCCGTTTCTGCTGCGGCGCACCAAAGAGCAGGTAGCCAAAGAATTGCCGGACAAAACCGAGATGGTGCTGTATTGCGAGATGGGTACCGAGCAGCGCCAAGTCTACGCTGCTTATGAACTGGAAATCCGGGAATTCATTTCGGCCCAAGCCGAGGAGGAAATCCAGAAGAATCCCATGCACGTGCTGCGTGGCCTCACCAAACTGCGCCAGATTTGCAACTCCCCCGCCCTGCTGCCTGAGGAAGCTTCGTTTGGCGAGGCTTCATCTAAACTGAACGTGTTGCTGGAGCAGATTGAAAGCAAGGCGCCGCACCACAAGATCCTGGTGTTCTCGCAGTTTGTATCCATGCTGGAACTGATTAAGAAAGAGCTGAATGTCCGCGGCATCAAGTACTCCATGCTCACCGGTCAGACCAAAGACCGACAGGGCGCGGTGGCGGCGTTCCAGGAGCAGGAAGACGTGCGCGTGTTCCTCATCAGCCTGAAAGCGGGCGGCACCGGCCTCAACCTCACCCGCGCCGATTATGTGTACCTGGTAGACCCGTGGTGGAACCCCGCCGTGGAAAACCAGGCCATTGACCGCACTTACCGCATAGGCCAGGAGAAAAACGTAGTCGCCGTCCGCCTCATCTGCCCCGATACCGTGGAGGAGAAAATCATGAAGTTGCAGGCGAGTAAGAAAGACCTGGTAAAGGATCTAATTAAGACCGATGGTGGTATGCTGAAAGCTTTTAGTAAGCAGGAGTTATTGGCTTTATTGGGGTGA
- a CDS encoding DUF5602 domain-containing protein: MKTNFLFTKAVLWCSALACLSLFTTCSDDDDEELAGTFYGPIVALTQGNVRTWVTTNDVGVPVSLGVTFSEQAVKGNLGNAMRMYILDLPEQAEQTLYDHVMLDWNPQGHDPAPLYGVPHFDLHFYMISPEEVAEIKGQAAMDEMPASQFRPQNYVLTPGVVPAMGAHWVDISDVNNSPGNFAKTFIYGSVDGNFIFHEPMFTLAYLNTLPTVGTQTIPIPQPTQYQVPGLYPQRYSYSYNASTKEYTISLLDLTQK; this comes from the coding sequence ATGAAAACGAATTTTCTATTTACCAAGGCAGTGTTATGGTGCAGTGCTTTGGCCTGTTTAAGCTTGTTTACTACCTGTTCTGACGACGATGACGAAGAACTGGCGGGTACGTTTTATGGTCCAATTGTAGCGTTGACGCAGGGAAATGTAAGAACCTGGGTGACCACTAATGACGTTGGAGTGCCAGTCTCTCTGGGCGTCACATTCTCTGAGCAGGCAGTGAAAGGAAACTTAGGCAACGCCATGCGGATGTACATCCTCGACTTACCGGAACAGGCAGAACAAACGCTTTACGACCACGTCATGCTGGATTGGAACCCCCAGGGCCATGACCCCGCACCCTTGTACGGAGTGCCTCACTTTGACCTGCATTTCTACATGATCTCACCGGAAGAAGTAGCTGAAATTAAAGGCCAGGCTGCCATGGACGAAATGCCTGCTTCGCAGTTCAGGCCACAAAATTATGTACTCACCCCGGGCGTGGTTCCGGCCATGGGAGCGCACTGGGTTGATATCTCAGATGTAAACAACTCACCGGGTAACTTCGCTAAAACCTTTATCTATGGTTCCGTTGACGGAAATTTCATCTTCCATGAGCCTATGTTCACCCTGGCCTATCTGAATACCTTGCCAACAGTAGGCACCCAAACCATTCCTATCCCGCAACCTACCCAGTACCAGGTACCAGGCTTGTATCCTCAACGGTACAGCTATTCCTACAACGCTTCCACCAAAGAATACACCATCTCCTTACTTGATCTGACTCAGAAATAA
- the ggt gene encoding gamma-glutamyltransferase, giving the protein MIIRKISFLLFFFSFIGCTNRNLHKTGLVADKAMVVTAHPLASAVGAQILKRGGNAVDAAVAVQFALAVVYPDAGNIGGGGFLVLRQKDGSINALDYREKAPAKAHRDMYLNGQGEVIENLSYKGHLAAGVPGTVDGMVQAHEKYGSLPWTDLVQPAVLLAAKGFPLTQKEAKKLNEQRKDFLQFNTQRPEFILKNRWREGDTLRLLDLAHTLERIRDKGRAGFYEGPTAALITAEMERGKGIISKTDLANYRSVWRTPIAGQVGVYRVISMPPPSSGGIALIQLLTIAQDYPLKDWGWNTVATSHLMVEAERRIYADRARHFGDADFYEVPVKGLLNPAYIKSRMKGYTPKKATPSEEVSAGVPPLPEGPNTTHYSIVDAQGNAVSVTTTLNSSFGNKVFVAGAGFLLNNEMDDFSIKPGFPNSYGLIGEEANAIAPGKRMLSSMTPTILEKDGKLFMVIGAMGGSTIITTVYQIIQNVTVHGHTMQGAVNAGRFHHQWKPNWILTEWGALGPLTGAGLWIKGHKIAPKYGGIGRAAGILVLPNGKLEGGADPRGDDAAAGF; this is encoded by the coding sequence GTGATCATCCGGAAAATCTCCTTTCTTCTTTTCTTCTTTAGCTTTATAGGTTGCACTAACCGCAATCTCCATAAAACAGGTCTGGTGGCAGATAAAGCCATGGTGGTGACGGCGCACCCGCTGGCCTCTGCCGTGGGCGCGCAGATCCTGAAACGCGGGGGAAATGCCGTAGATGCTGCCGTTGCCGTTCAGTTTGCCCTGGCCGTAGTGTATCCCGATGCCGGGAACATTGGCGGCGGCGGTTTTCTGGTACTTCGGCAAAAAGACGGATCTATCAATGCCCTGGATTACCGCGAGAAAGCCCCCGCCAAAGCACACCGCGACATGTACCTGAACGGCCAGGGCGAAGTCATCGAAAATTTAAGTTACAAGGGACACCTGGCGGCAGGTGTGCCCGGCACGGTAGATGGCATGGTGCAGGCGCATGAAAAGTACGGCAGCCTCCCTTGGACTGACCTGGTGCAGCCTGCGGTACTTTTAGCAGCAAAAGGGTTTCCCCTCACCCAAAAAGAAGCTAAAAAGTTGAATGAGCAACGAAAAGACTTCCTCCAATTCAACACCCAACGACCCGAGTTCATTTTGAAAAATCGCTGGCGGGAAGGTGATACGCTTCGCCTGCTTGACCTGGCCCATACCTTAGAAAGAATCAGAGACAAAGGAAGAGCCGGTTTTTACGAGGGCCCAACCGCAGCGTTGATTACGGCAGAAATGGAACGTGGCAAAGGCATTATCTCGAAAACGGACCTTGCCAATTACCGGTCGGTGTGGCGTACCCCTATTGCAGGACAAGTAGGCGTATACCGGGTTATCTCCATGCCTCCCCCATCAAGCGGCGGCATTGCGTTGATTCAGTTGCTTACCATTGCCCAAGACTATCCCCTGAAAGACTGGGGATGGAACACCGTGGCCACAAGTCACCTCATGGTAGAGGCTGAACGACGGATTTATGCTGATCGGGCACGGCACTTTGGCGACGCTGATTTCTATGAAGTTCCGGTAAAAGGCCTCTTAAACCCAGCCTACATCAAGAGCAGAATGAAAGGCTACACCCCTAAAAAAGCTACTCCCAGCGAGGAGGTTTCCGCGGGGGTGCCTCCCCTGCCTGAAGGGCCAAACACCACCCACTACTCTATTGTGGATGCCCAGGGTAACGCCGTGTCAGTGACGACCACCCTGAACAGCAGCTTCGGGAATAAAGTGTTTGTGGCCGGTGCTGGCTTCCTGCTCAACAACGAGATGGACGACTTCAGCATCAAACCCGGTTTTCCTAACAGCTACGGTTTGATTGGCGAAGAAGCCAATGCCATTGCTCCCGGCAAACGGATGCTCAGCTCCATGACGCCCACCATCTTGGAAAAAGACGGAAAGCTGTTCATGGTCATCGGGGCCATGGGCGGCTCCACCATCATTACAACCGTGTACCAGATCATCCAGAATGTAACAGTACATGGCCACACCATGCAGGGTGCCGTCAACGCCGGTCGTTTCCATCACCAATGGAAACCCAACTGGATTCTCACAGAATGGGGTGCACTAGGGCCACTAACCGGAGCCGGGCTCTGGATCAAAGGCCACAAGATTGCGCCTAAGTATGGGGGCATCGGGAGAGCCGCGGGTATTCTGGTTTTACCTAATGGGAAGCTGGAAGGAGGCGCAGACCCACGGGGCGATGATGCCGCTGCGGGATTTTAG
- a CDS encoding glycoside hydrolase family 43 protein has product MKKLLRSCLVFTFLYVHLSSCTTSQTKTDSDSTNAKTAGNPVYPGWYADPEGTIFGKKYWIYPTFSARYKDQMHLDAFSSPDLITWTKHNRIIDTASVKWANKAMWAPAVVQKGKRYFLFFGANDIQSDQEVGGIGVAVADKPNGPFKDYLGKPLVDKFHNGAQPIDQFVFQDKDGQYYLIYGGWRHCNIAKLKDDFTGFVPFADGTTFKEITPQNYVEGPFMFIRNGKYYFMWSEGGWTGPDYSVANAVADSPFGPFKRVGKILQQDPAIATGAGHHSVIQVPKKDERYIVYHRRPLTEIDRDHRVTCIEQMFFNEQGFIKPVKLTNEGVARKPL; this is encoded by the coding sequence ATGAAGAAGCTCCTGCGTTCCTGTTTGGTATTTACGTTCTTATACGTACATCTCTCGTCATGTACTACTTCGCAAACAAAGACCGACAGTGACAGCACAAACGCAAAAACCGCAGGGAACCCTGTTTATCCGGGGTGGTACGCCGACCCGGAAGGCACCATCTTCGGCAAAAAGTACTGGATATACCCTACGTTTTCCGCGCGGTATAAAGACCAGATGCACCTGGATGCGTTTTCCTCGCCGGACCTGATTACCTGGACCAAGCATAACCGGATTATTGATACCGCTTCAGTGAAATGGGCGAACAAAGCCATGTGGGCTCCGGCGGTGGTGCAGAAAGGCAAAAGGTACTTCCTGTTCTTCGGGGCGAATGATATTCAAAGTGACCAGGAGGTAGGCGGCATAGGCGTAGCCGTCGCAGATAAACCTAACGGTCCGTTCAAAGATTACTTGGGCAAGCCGTTAGTGGACAAGTTTCATAACGGTGCGCAGCCAATTGACCAGTTTGTGTTCCAAGACAAAGACGGACAATATTACCTGATCTATGGTGGCTGGCGGCACTGCAACATCGCCAAACTGAAAGATGATTTCACCGGTTTTGTTCCTTTTGCAGATGGCACCACGTTCAAAGAGATCACCCCGCAGAACTATGTGGAAGGCCCATTTATGTTCATCCGGAACGGGAAGTACTATTTCATGTGGTCTGAAGGCGGCTGGACCGGACCAGATTACTCGGTGGCCAACGCTGTGGCAGACTCACCCTTCGGACCTTTTAAACGGGTAGGAAAGATCCTACAGCAAGACCCGGCCATCGCCACCGGCGCAGGACATCACTCCGTCATTCAGGTCCCCAAGAAAGATGAAAGGTACATTGTCTACCACCGCCGCCCCTTAACCGAAATTGACAGAGATCACCGCGTCACCTGCATTGAACAAATGTTTTTTAATGAGCAAGGCTTCATAAAGCCGGTGAAACTGACAAATGAAGGAGTAGCCAGAAAGCCTCTTTAA
- a CDS encoding SDR family oxidoreductase, whose product MIAVITGASSGIGRATALEFARKGYDLVLAARFGAGLEEVAEECTQLGGQAIAVPTDVAKEEDINALAARVRDTFGGFDVWVNNAAVGLFGHFEEIPTEDIRQLMEINLFGYIYGARAAVRQFRSQGYGTLINVSSMVALVGQPFSIPYTTSKFAIRGMSISLSQELADEEDIHVCCVLPAVIDTPIFQHAGNYMGQAVKAPNPVIPAKRVAKAIYKLTKKPQEEVQVGNMSRMMRFQRMVSPAELFDKYMQKMIAHNHFKSKPSRQFQGNLYEPMTNWNKVNGGWLPEDSGKGKLKTVSAIAGVALLGAIGVYLSKQKKGITFSFPSPKRSTPTPASYPVAADYSTGSVTSSASGYGSASDMTETTNHSSAYGRTGSIASDIHSATGSAGGATGGYGSSAGSASSSDIYGTGVVGQGSSTGTSSSGGIDDFPSLEDAQSRTTGSQDTTPGSL is encoded by the coding sequence ATGATCGCAGTTATCACAGGAGCATCCAGCGGAATTGGTAGAGCTACGGCTTTAGAGTTCGCCCGCAAAGGTTATGATTTAGTATTGGCCGCCCGTTTTGGGGCCGGTTTGGAAGAAGTAGCCGAAGAATGTACCCAGTTAGGCGGACAAGCCATAGCCGTACCTACTGATGTAGCCAAAGAAGAAGATATTAATGCCCTTGCCGCGCGCGTCAGAGATACCTTTGGCGGGTTTGATGTATGGGTAAACAACGCCGCAGTTGGGCTTTTTGGCCATTTTGAGGAAATACCCACCGAAGACATCCGGCAGTTGATGGAGATCAACCTGTTTGGGTACATCTATGGGGCGCGGGCTGCGGTGAGACAGTTCCGTTCTCAGGGGTATGGCACGCTGATTAATGTTTCTTCTATGGTGGCTCTGGTTGGGCAGCCTTTCTCTATACCTTACACCACCAGCAAGTTCGCTATCAGGGGCATGAGCATCAGCCTGTCCCAAGAACTCGCCGATGAAGAGGACATTCATGTGTGCTGTGTGCTACCAGCCGTAATTGACACGCCAATTTTTCAGCATGCGGGTAACTACATGGGCCAGGCGGTGAAAGCCCCCAATCCGGTAATCCCTGCCAAGCGGGTAGCCAAAGCCATTTACAAACTCACCAAAAAGCCGCAGGAGGAGGTGCAGGTGGGAAACATGTCCCGCATGATGCGTTTTCAGCGCATGGTTTCCCCGGCGGAGCTGTTTGATAAGTACATGCAGAAGATGATTGCCCACAATCACTTCAAAAGCAAACCGTCGCGGCAATTCCAGGGCAACCTGTATGAACCAATGACCAACTGGAACAAGGTGAACGGGGGCTGGTTGCCGGAAGATTCAGGCAAGGGAAAACTGAAGACAGTCTCGGCTATTGCTGGAGTTGCCTTATTGGGAGCCATCGGGGTGTATTTGTCTAAACAAAAGAAGGGGATTACGTTCAGCTTCCCTTCTCCAAAAAGGTCAACCCCAACACCTGCTTCTTACCCCGTGGCGGCAGATTATTCAACGGGCAGTGTCACCAGTTCGGCCAGCGGATACGGCAGCGCTTCAGACATGACCGAAACAACTAACCACAGCAGTGCCTATGGTAGGACCGGAAGCATTGCTTCAGACATCCATTCTGCAACCGGAAGCGCAGGAGGGGCCACGGGTGGTTATGGCAGCTCTGCCGGGTCAGCCAGTTCTTCTGACATCTACGGAACCGGAGTGGTAGGCCAGGGAAGCAGTACCGGAACTAGTTCCAGCGGAGGCATTGATGATTTCCCTTCGTTGGAAGATGCCCAAAGCAGAACCACCGGATCACAGGACACTACCCCTGGTTCTTTGTAA